The following are encoded together in the Ignavibacteria bacterium genome:
- a CDS encoding DUF5686 family protein yields MKYKLLILFLFFAACVYSQNYRITGKILDAKTNKPLRYATIKVIETGTGTNADDKGEFILNVKEGSYNLVTSYIGYFTDTSSFFIQGESSERNIFLNPTEIYTEVIEVAGEDPAYEIIRKAIKYKQIFKRDLNEYNFDAYSKFVARSNLNLYNDPSLKKDSTGMNILGILESETVGYFRKPDEEKQIVKSKRETANIIRGFAIPMIVNFYDESIDLGENKIPGPVADDAFDHYEYKLIGTTSIDSTIVFKISVINTSSLLPQFLGNIYVIDSLFALIKVDLETNSEVVKGINKLTFRQKFSPEKDNEKKNFWMPTDVEIFGEGRFAGIVKVKIDVFTIISDYRLNEKAPPYIWDDVIVKVERDAKKDTSYWNKNQLIKNTADEKVAYKVIEKSINEKPDVTLGLTGISFGKNFKLDLLETYKFNSVAGHQLGLKLNYAKDFGRVNSSLYYGYGFDDKKAKVKFDLSTQLLRDRSLRFNFSGGSYLFSPFMKRGLMDDLLNILYTLGTKKDRYAYYNYLGFNADVIKGIIPQIALGLGYQQAERTSAKVNSDYSIIKRPNSYSMQPVINDDIRRSISIILRIDPNNYRAIDWGDGDFTRFRITEFPYITMSYENASKDLLNSTFDNRKYSIEVYGSNKFSSRIRPTYKMGFKFMNGSVPFQDLLYFDVFKSADDAMTFAAMDYNEFAGTQLAYFNIENNFGKFFPRSVPLLNTIDLILFFNAGRSLISDDAQKILLNDFVKSTDGTFLEAGFALANVLDVVRLNFGWRLNNYKPGSNFIFYLSFF; encoded by the coding sequence ATGAAGTACAAATTACTTATTCTGTTTTTGTTTTTTGCAGCTTGCGTGTATTCACAGAATTACAGAATTACAGGAAAAATACTCGATGCAAAAACTAATAAACCCCTCAGATATGCAACAATCAAAGTCATTGAAACGGGTACCGGAACTAACGCAGACGATAAAGGAGAGTTTATTCTAAACGTAAAGGAGGGTTCTTACAATTTAGTTACTTCATACATAGGATATTTTACTGATACCTCGTCATTTTTTATTCAGGGGGAAAGTTCTGAACGAAACATATTTCTAAATCCAACGGAAATCTATACAGAGGTTATTGAAGTAGCAGGAGAAGACCCTGCCTATGAAATCATACGTAAAGCAATTAAATATAAACAAATATTTAAAAGAGATTTAAACGAATATAACTTCGATGCTTATTCCAAATTTGTGGCAAGGTCTAATTTGAATCTATACAATGACCCATCATTGAAGAAAGATTCCACAGGAATGAATATATTGGGGATACTCGAATCAGAAACTGTCGGATATTTCAGAAAACCGGATGAAGAAAAACAAATAGTTAAGTCAAAACGTGAAACTGCTAATATAATACGGGGATTTGCAATACCTATGATTGTGAATTTCTATGATGAAAGCATTGACCTTGGTGAAAATAAAATACCCGGTCCTGTTGCTGACGATGCTTTTGACCACTACGAGTATAAACTGATTGGAACAACATCAATAGACTCTACAATAGTATTTAAGATAAGCGTTATTAATACATCATCACTTTTGCCGCAGTTCCTCGGAAATATATATGTTATTGATAGTCTCTTCGCTCTCATAAAAGTTGACCTTGAAACAAACAGTGAGGTTGTAAAAGGTATCAACAAACTTACTTTCAGACAAAAGTTTTCTCCGGAGAAAGATAATGAAAAGAAAAATTTCTGGATGCCTACGGATGTTGAAATATTCGGTGAGGGAAGATTTGCAGGAATTGTAAAAGTTAAGATAGATGTATTTACAATTATTTCAGATTACAGATTAAACGAGAAAGCTCCTCCGTATATCTGGGATGATGTTATAGTAAAAGTTGAAAGGGATGCAAAAAAAGACACATCATATTGGAACAAAAACCAACTAATAAAAAATACAGCTGACGAGAAAGTAGCGTACAAAGTTATAGAAAAATCAATTAATGAAAAACCGGATGTAACATTGGGGCTTACCGGAATAAGTTTCGGTAAAAATTTCAAACTCGACCTGCTTGAAACGTACAAGTTTAACAGTGTTGCAGGTCATCAGCTCGGATTAAAGCTTAATTATGCTAAAGATTTCGGAAGAGTAAATTCTTCTTTGTATTATGGTTACGGTTTTGACGACAAAAAAGCTAAAGTTAAGTTTGATTTATCAACCCAACTTTTAAGAGACAGGAGCTTACGGTTTAATTTTTCAGGCGGAAGTTATCTTTTCTCACCGTTTATGAAGAGGGGGCTGATGGATGATTTGTTAAACATTCTTTACACGCTGGGTACAAAGAAAGACAGGTATGCTTATTACAATTATCTGGGTTTCAACGCGGATGTAATTAAAGGAATTATCCCTCAGATTGCATTAGGACTCGGGTATCAGCAAGCTGAAAGAACTTCTGCTAAGGTCAATTCCGATTACAGTATTATCAAAAGACCAAACAGCTATTCTATGCAGCCTGTAATAAACGATGATATCAGACGCTCAATCAGTATTATCCTAAGAATTGATCCTAACAATTACAGGGCTATTGACTGGGGAGACGGTGATTTCACAAGGTTCAGAATAACTGAATTTCCTTACATAACGATGTCTTATGAAAATGCTTCAAAAGATTTATTAAATAGCACTTTTGATAACAGGAAATACAGCATTGAGGTATACGGTTCTAATAAATTTTCATCAAGAATACGTCCAACATATAAGATGGGATTTAAATTTATGAATGGCTCAGTTCCTTTTCAGGATTTATTATACTTCGATGTGTTTAAATCGGCTGATGATGCTATGACATTTGCCGCGATGGATTACAATGAATTTGCAGGAACTCAGCTTGCATACTTTAACATTGAGAACAACTTCGGAAAATTCTTTCCAAGGAGCGTACCTTTGCTTAATACAATTGATTTAATACTATTCTTTAATGCAGGACGGAGTCTGATTTCTGACGATGCCCAAAAAATACTGCTTAATGACTTTGTTAAAAGCACTGATGGTACGTTTTTGGAGGCGGGATTTGCTCTTGCTAATGTTCTGGACGTAGTGAGATTGAACTTTGGCTGGAGACTTAATAATTACAAACCGGGAAGCAATTTTATATTCTATTTAAGTTTCTTCTAA
- a CDS encoding choice-of-anchor V domain-containing protein: MKKNIFVTTAVVITAFFFIVSDLPAYPNGFTGGTKKNPGTSGCASCHAFNTVISGLITGPDTVTAGQTYTYTLTITNSGGSGDLGVDIAAKVGSLSIIAGQQLKVMGTELVHQNGGIPYSSPKSITFSYSAPSTVGSDTLYATVDRGYSGRWNYAPNKGIYVKLATGIINNEIPVKFYLSQNFPNPFNPVTKIKYGIAKETNVSVKVFDLLGKEVASLVNEYQASGNYFTTFDAAKYPTGIYYYKIQAGDFTEVRKMSLIR; the protein is encoded by the coding sequence ATGAAAAAGAACATCTTTGTAACTACGGCTGTTGTAATAACAGCCTTTTTCTTTATTGTATCTGATTTACCGGCTTATCCAAATGGTTTTACGGGCGGGACCAAAAAGAATCCTGGTACAAGTGGATGCGCCAGCTGTCACGCATTTAACACTGTTATTTCGGGTTTAATTACTGGTCCGGATACAGTAACAGCAGGTCAAACGTACACGTATACATTGACAATTACAAACTCTGGGGGGAGCGGTGATTTAGGTGTTGACATAGCGGCAAAGGTCGGATCATTATCAATTATTGCCGGACAGCAGCTAAAAGTAATGGGTACGGAATTAGTTCATCAAAACGGAGGTATTCCATATTCAAGTCCCAAGAGTATTACATTTAGCTATTCGGCTCCCAGTACTGTTGGATCAGACACCTTATACGCAACTGTTGATAGAGGATATTCAGGACGCTGGAATTATGCCCCCAATAAAGGAATCTATGTAAAACTTGCTACCGGTATTATTAACAATGAAATTCCTGTTAAATTCTATCTGTCTCAGAATTTCCCAAATCCATTTAATCCGGTAACTAAGATAAAATATGGAATTGCAAAAGAAACAAACGTGAGTGTAAAAGTTTTTGATTTACTTGGCAAAGAAGTTGCATCACTTGTGAATGAATATCAAGCTTCGGGCAATTATTTTACAACATTTGATGCGGCAAAATATCCGACAGGAATTTATTATTACAAGATACAAGCAGGCGATTTTACAGAAGTAAGAAAAATGAGTTTGATAAGATAA
- a CDS encoding thioredoxin family protein gives MKYLIIFILMINSNMLFSQDYKLTTDEKKNAPMLVGSITRTLLTEGAFGEWFNKSYDIHKLDQRSLDKVNRDFLNLNITIILGTWCGDSKEFVPPFLKILDTLNFPESNLRLICVDRQRQGIADEVKDLDIKLVPTFIFYKDGTEIGRIIESPKLGLEKDFLKITTE, from the coding sequence ATGAAATATCTAATTATTTTTATTTTAATGATAAATTCTAATATGCTGTTTTCACAAGATTATAAGTTAACAACTGACGAGAAAAAGAACGCTCCGATGCTGGTCGGTTCAATCACCCGCACATTGTTAACTGAGGGTGCTTTTGGTGAATGGTTTAATAAGAGCTATGATATACATAAACTTGACCAGAGATCTCTTGATAAAGTAAACAGAGATTTCTTAAACCTAAACATTACCATTATTCTTGGGACATGGTGTGGAGACAGCAAAGAGTTTGTTCCGCCATTTCTGAAGATTCTTGATACGCTTAACTTTCCCGAGTCAAACCTTCGTCTTATATGTGTTGACAGGCAAAGGCAGGGAATTGCCGATGAGGTAAAAGACCTTGATATAAAGCTTGTACCTACATTTATATTTTACAAAGACGGAACGGAAATAGGGCGGATAATAGAAAGTCCGAAACTAGGACTTGAAAAGGATTTTTTAAAGATAACAACAGAATAA
- a CDS encoding M20/M25/M40 family metallo-hydrolase: MKRLVLIILLVSIVYFGFNDKPEIKYAGVDRIKSENLMKTVEYLSSPELNGRLGGSEGYYKAAAFIAEEFKKLGLKPIGDEGYYQNFTVEYNEILAPCIFAMMNEDGTMNAYKLGDDFVCRGFTGSGKFNTEAVFTGYGFSDKANNFDEYANIDVRGKIVIMFKQAPSWKFGEENWNQSLRYRAKNAYEKGAVGIIFVSKPNDKNPQKPIGSVMDGEGEQLENFPMIHADISVVDRILTSSGKNLKELQTEIDNGKKPLSFVTKQKVYLEVTAKYDKARRTMNVAGLLEGSDENLRNEYLIIGAHLDHAGGQAGEIYFPGANDNASGSASVLEIARAFIESGVKPKRSILFILFSNEESGLNGAKYYTDNPLVPIERTVAMFNNDCIGHGDSIQIGNGKSAPILWQLANSIDSVNSNSMIMRTWNGGGADAEPFHKKKIPSLYFVTYFSYTHLHLPSDKPETLNPILFENISRLGYMSAYEVAMGNYSKETIIN; encoded by the coding sequence ATGAAAAGGTTAGTACTAATAATATTACTTGTTTCAATTGTATATTTTGGGTTTAACGACAAACCTGAGATAAAATATGCAGGTGTTGATAGAATAAAATCGGAGAATCTGATGAAGACGGTTGAATATTTATCATCACCGGAATTAAACGGAAGGCTTGGAGGCAGTGAAGGATATTACAAGGCCGCAGCATTTATAGCAGAGGAGTTTAAAAAACTCGGATTAAAACCTATTGGAGACGAAGGGTACTATCAAAACTTTACCGTTGAGTACAATGAAATACTTGCCCCATGTATATTTGCAATGATGAATGAAGACGGAACGATGAATGCTTACAAATTGGGGGATGATTTTGTATGCAGAGGATTTACGGGTTCCGGTAAGTTTAATACAGAAGCAGTATTTACGGGATATGGATTTTCGGATAAAGCTAACAACTTTGATGAGTATGCAAATATTGACGTGCGGGGAAAAATTGTGATAATGTTTAAACAGGCACCATCCTGGAAATTTGGAGAAGAAAACTGGAATCAATCATTAAGATACAGAGCAAAGAATGCTTATGAAAAAGGAGCGGTTGGAATTATTTTTGTTTCAAAGCCGAATGATAAAAATCCTCAGAAGCCAATCGGCAGTGTGATGGACGGTGAGGGAGAGCAACTTGAAAATTTTCCTATGATACATGCCGATATTTCTGTGGTTGACAGGATACTTACTTCATCAGGAAAGAATTTAAAAGAACTACAGACGGAAATAGACAACGGAAAAAAGCCTTTATCGTTTGTTACAAAACAGAAAGTTTATCTCGAAGTGACTGCAAAATATGATAAAGCGAGAAGGACTATGAATGTGGCAGGACTTCTTGAAGGCAGCGATGAAAATTTGAGGAATGAATACTTAATAATCGGTGCACATTTAGACCACGCGGGCGGACAAGCAGGGGAAATATATTTTCCCGGAGCGAATGATAACGCATCGGGGTCTGCGTCTGTTTTAGAGATAGCAAGAGCTTTTATCGAATCAGGAGTTAAACCAAAGAGGTCAATATTATTTATTCTATTCTCAAATGAAGAATCGGGGCTTAACGGTGCAAAGTATTACACTGACAATCCACTTGTGCCGATTGAAAGAACCGTGGCTATGTTTAATAATGACTGTATAGGACACGGAGACAGTATACAGATTGGAAACGGAAAAAGTGCACCAATATTGTGGCAGTTAGCAAATTCAATTGATTCTGTAAATTCAAATTCTATGATAATGAGAACGTGGAACGGCGGCGGAGCAGATGCAGAGCCATTTCACAAGAAGAAAATTCCAAGCTTGTACTTTGTTACTTATTTTAGTTATACACATCTTCATTTACCGAGTGATAAACCAGAGACTCTAAATCCAATATTATTTGAGAATATTAGCAGGTTAGGTTATATGTCTGCGTATGAAGTTGCGATGGGTAATTACAGCAAAGAAACAATAATTAATTAG
- a CDS encoding T9SS type A sorting domain-containing protein: MKKIFTILLILVTVSAFAQTAQWSFVSYLPAPNPPVNSITVPDANTIWVVCDASGGAARVYKSTNGGVNWLLRNGGLPSVNGYSIFAFDTTTAFVGNTNGSLFKTTNGGFNWTSVLTVSGSFSNGIHMFNTNYGIYSGDPTGSGVPYQFRITSDGGNTWVLAPNAPIATSEWGVINAWDFTDSSHVWIGSANTVASATTAKIFRTSTGYFGSWANTVVTGTGGSSGCYYQAVGFVNNTNGMVGSSGGDLRKTTDGGVTFTAVTAPWTTGTVAVINMNALKDGSNTIRVTVAGDTTRMFRTTNLGTSWIREPLPTEATTGQVQHIQFLSANVGFAGLGASGGIGGFIKYSIPTGITPINSNVPAEFSLSQNYPNPFNPSTSIKFALPKSGNVTLKVYNAIGKEVETLISEEMGAGNYEVSFDASRLNSGIYFYRLNTNGFSETKRMMLVK; this comes from the coding sequence ATGAAAAAGATCTTTACAATTCTGTTAATATTAGTAACAGTATCAGCTTTTGCACAGACTGCACAATGGTCTTTTGTAAGCTATTTGCCGGCGCCTAATCCACCGGTTAATTCAATTACAGTACCGGATGCAAACACAATTTGGGTTGTTTGTGATGCTTCAGGTGGAGCGGCAAGAGTATACAAATCAACAAACGGCGGAGTAAACTGGCTTTTAAGAAATGGCGGTTTACCTTCAGTAAATGGTTATTCAATATTTGCTTTTGATACTACAACGGCATTTGTTGGAAATACTAACGGATCGTTGTTTAAAACAACAAACGGTGGATTCAACTGGACAAGTGTTTTAACCGTATCGGGTTCTTTCAGCAACGGTATACACATGTTCAACACTAACTACGGTATTTATTCAGGTGATCCGACGGGTTCTGGAGTTCCTTACCAATTCAGAATTACATCTGACGGCGGCAATACATGGGTGTTAGCACCTAATGCTCCTATTGCTACGAGTGAGTGGGGTGTAATTAATGCTTGGGATTTCACGGATTCATCACACGTATGGATTGGTTCAGCAAACACCGTAGCAAGTGCAACAACTGCTAAAATTTTCAGAACATCAACAGGATACTTCGGTTCATGGGCAAACACAGTTGTTACAGGAACAGGCGGTTCGAGTGGATGTTACTATCAAGCAGTTGGATTTGTAAATAACACAAACGGTATGGTCGGTTCAAGCGGAGGCGATTTAAGAAAAACAACAGACGGAGGTGTTACATTCACGGCAGTTACTGCTCCATGGACAACGGGAACAGTTGCGGTAATAAACATGAATGCATTGAAAGACGGTTCAAACACCATCAGAGTGACAGTTGCAGGTGATACGACAAGGATGTTCAGAACAACAAATCTCGGAACATCATGGATAAGAGAGCCATTACCGACAGAAGCAACAACAGGTCAGGTACAGCATATTCAGTTCCTTTCTGCTAACGTTGGTTTTGCAGGTCTTGGTGCATCCGGCGGTATAGGTGGATTCATTAAATACTCAATTCCGACAGGAATAACACCAATAAACAGCAATGTACCTGCAGAATTCAGTTTATCGCAGAACTATCCAAATCCATTTAACCCTTCAACGTCGATTAAATTTGCATTACCTAAATCAGGAAATGTAACATTAAAGGTTTACAACGCAATCGGTAAAGAAGTTGAAACACTGATTAGTGAGGAAATGGGTGCTGGTAATTATGAAGTTTCTTTTGATGCTTCGAGGTTAAACAGTGGAATATATTTCTACAGGTTGAACACGAATGGTTTCTCAGAAACAAAGAGAATGATGCTTGTCAAGTAA
- a CDS encoding S8 family serine peptidase: protein MNNTKYFATAILLISLSMMGFNDAYLPKYKMINDVVIKRNDGALYMKGMINIKFKDEAGGFSVKVFNIEKLDKSLSEISVSKLEQRHPLNPVIAKRMIGDEELAKVFAVYYTGEIDPTEAARKILDENKDIIEWAEPDFVYEADFIPNDPNIASQYHLSRIAAYTAWDISQGDTNVVIGIVDSGSDLDHPDLTANIKYNYAEIPNDMIDNDGNGYIDDWRGWDFAGPNYLSLSEDNDPNIVSSYCEHGSHVSGCASQVTNNGVHGAGIGFKCKLLISKHGADNDNTGSGYSYVYNTNAGLTYCYQNGTKVINCSFGGTAPSTYTQLVINNAWANGVITVASAGNEGVNSPRYPASYQNVISVASTTSSDTKSWFSNYHSTVDVCAPGSNILSTLYNNSYAYFDGTSMSAPVTSGTVALICSKFPSYTPEQVVTRLLTGCDSIYNLNPGYVGLLGAGRINAFKSLQPLTSISQNGMEVPTVFKLEQNYPNPFNPITKINFSLPKSGVVKLTVYDLKGSEVETLVNENKQAGNYAVSFNASMLSSGLYFYKLNSGSYSEVKKMMLIK from the coding sequence ATGAACAATACAAAATATTTCGCAACTGCAATTCTTTTAATATCATTATCAATGATGGGTTTTAATGATGCATATTTACCAAAGTACAAGATGATAAATGATGTAGTTATAAAGAGGAATGACGGAGCGCTTTACATGAAGGGTATGATAAACATTAAGTTTAAGGACGAAGCAGGCGGTTTTTCAGTAAAGGTATTCAATATAGAAAAACTTGATAAATCACTTTCTGAAATTTCTGTTTCAAAACTGGAGCAGCGTCATCCTTTAAATCCAGTGATTGCTAAACGGATGATAGGCGATGAAGAGCTTGCAAAAGTTTTCGCTGTTTACTACACAGGAGAGATAGATCCGACAGAAGCGGCGAGAAAAATACTTGATGAGAATAAGGACATAATTGAATGGGCAGAACCTGATTTTGTTTATGAGGCAGATTTTATTCCGAATGATCCCAATATTGCCAGTCAATACCATTTATCAAGGATAGCAGCTTACACGGCATGGGATATTTCGCAAGGGGATACAAATGTAGTTATAGGGATAGTGGATTCAGGCAGCGATCTTGACCATCCCGATCTTACGGCGAACATAAAGTATAATTATGCAGAGATACCAAATGATATGATAGATAACGACGGGAACGGATATATTGATGACTGGAGGGGCTGGGATTTTGCAGGACCAAATTATTTATCGCTTTCTGAGGATAACGATCCGAATATTGTTTCATCATACTGCGAGCACGGGTCTCACGTATCAGGGTGTGCTTCGCAGGTGACCAACAATGGTGTTCATGGAGCAGGAATAGGATTTAAATGTAAGCTGCTTATAAGTAAACATGGTGCGGATAATGACAATACTGGAAGCGGTTATTCTTATGTTTACAACACAAACGCAGGGCTTACATACTGCTATCAGAATGGTACAAAAGTTATAAACTGCAGTTTCGGAGGTACGGCACCATCTACTTATACACAACTTGTGATTAACAATGCATGGGCAAATGGAGTTATAACAGTTGCTTCTGCGGGCAATGAGGGAGTAAATTCACCGAGGTATCCTGCATCATATCAGAACGTTATTTCCGTTGCATCGACGACATCTTCGGATACGAAGTCCTGGTTTTCAAACTATCATTCGACTGTTGATGTCTGTGCACCGGGTTCAAACATTTTAAGTACGTTATACAATAATTCCTATGCATATTTTGACGGAACATCGATGTCAGCACCAGTAACATCAGGGACGGTTGCGCTCATATGCTCGAAGTTTCCCAGTTACACACCAGAACAGGTTGTAACAAGACTTTTAACAGGCTGCGACAGTATTTACAATTTGAATCCGGGTTATGTAGGATTGCTTGGTGCGGGAAGAATAAATGCATTTAAATCACTGCAGCCATTGACATCAATATCACAAAACGGAATGGAAGTACCTACTGTATTTAAACTTGAGCAGAACTATCCAAATCCATTTAACCCAATTACTAAGATTAATTTCTCATTACCTAAATCGGGAGTTGTAAAGCTTACAGTCTATGATTTAAAAGGAAGCGAAGTGGAAACGCTTGTTAATGAAAACAAACAGGCAGGAAATTATGCCGTTAGTTTTAATGCCTCAATGCTTTCCAGCGGACTTTACTTTTATAAATTAAATTCAGGAAGTTATTCTGAGGTTAAGAAAATGATGCTTATCAAATAG
- the glgA gene encoding glycogen synthase GlgA, with product MAKGYNVLFVTSEVLPYSKTGGLADISNSLPQAMNSLGNEVRIITPKYGPLDERRLQIHEIKRLKDLSISMHDRNYKFSIKSSFIHGKNTKAQMYLLENNDFFKNKGIYLNSRTKRDFDNNDDRFLFFCKTVIEILEVLQWKPDVIHCNDWQTALIPALLKTVYKDNEHTKGIKTVLTVHNLGYQGDFPYSTFTKTGLSDEVYKEVGFEKGRFNFLKAGLHYADKITTVSEKYAEEIRTDKEFSFGMDDVLNKRKKDIFGILNGIDRVTWHPTFDKIITYRYTLQEIPLKWENKRELLHRFNFEMKEDVPLIGFISRLVESKGFELMKKVLPALMKEDVQLIILGTGEDEYHKFLTQSKKKYPNKLIVVLDFNEDLAHHIQAGADMMLTPSKYEPCGLTHLYSLTYGTIPVARNTGGLADTITDYKKPDGNGILFNKFDANEFLKSIQTAIGVYRKNRQRWNQMIRNAMAQDFSWKVSAAKYMHMYKTLISSK from the coding sequence ATGGCTAAAGGGTACAACGTTCTTTTTGTAACCAGTGAGGTATTACCATATTCCAAAACTGGGGGTTTGGCAGATATATCAAATTCATTACCACAGGCGATGAATTCCTTAGGGAATGAAGTCAGAATCATAACTCCGAAATACGGACCGCTCGATGAAAGGCGCCTTCAGATACACGAGATAAAAAGACTTAAAGATCTCAGCATATCAATGCATGACAGGAATTACAAGTTCAGTATTAAGTCTTCTTTTATTCACGGGAAAAACACTAAGGCACAGATGTATCTTCTGGAGAACAATGATTTTTTCAAGAATAAAGGGATATATTTAAACAGTCGAACAAAAAGAGATTTTGATAATAATGACGACAGGTTTTTATTCTTTTGCAAGACTGTTATAGAGATTCTTGAAGTTCTGCAATGGAAGCCAGACGTGATACATTGTAACGACTGGCAGACGGCGCTTATACCTGCATTGCTGAAGACTGTCTATAAGGATAACGAACACACCAAAGGAATTAAGACCGTTTTAACGGTTCATAATCTTGGATATCAGGGAGATTTTCCTTATTCAACGTTTACAAAAACGGGATTATCTGATGAGGTATATAAAGAAGTAGGATTTGAAAAGGGACGGTTTAATTTTTTAAAAGCAGGTTTGCATTATGCAGATAAGATAACTACTGTTTCCGAGAAATATGCGGAAGAAATAAGAACTGATAAAGAATTTTCTTTTGGTATGGATGACGTACTAAACAAGAGGAAAAAAGACATATTTGGAATACTTAACGGAATAGACAGAGTTACATGGCATCCTACATTTGACAAGATAATAACTTATAGATACACATTACAGGAAATACCCCTAAAATGGGAAAATAAGAGAGAGCTCCTTCACAGGTTTAATTTCGAGATGAAGGAAGATGTACCATTAATTGGTTTCATAAGCAGGCTTGTAGAGTCGAAAGGTTTTGAGCTTATGAAGAAAGTACTTCCAGCGCTTATGAAAGAGGATGTACAGTTGATAATACTCGGCACGGGAGAAGATGAGTACCACAAGTTTCTCACTCAAAGCAAGAAAAAATATCCTAACAAATTAATAGTTGTACTTGATTTTAACGAAGATCTTGCACATCATATTCAAGCGGGAGCAGATATGATGCTGACACCATCAAAGTACGAACCCTGCGGGTTAACGCATTTATACAGTCTTACATATGGGACAATTCCTGTAGCGAGAAATACAGGCGGATTAGCTGACACTATAACTGACTATAAAAAGCCTGACGGCAATGGAATCCTTTTTAACAAGTTTGATGCAAACGAATTTCTTAAATCGATTCAGACTGCGATAGGAGTTTACAGGAAGAACAGGCAGAGATGGAACCAGATGATAAGGAATGCAATGGCACAGGATTTTTCGTGGAAAGTATCAGCAGCAAAATACATGCACATGTATAAGACTTTAATATCCTCGAAATAG
- a CDS encoding HAD family hydrolase, producing the protein MKRAVFLDRDGTLNYDVGYLSKLEDIYIFDGVVDSLKQLKESGFLNIIVTNQSGIARGYFSLSNLKTIHEKFLNLLSYDGECLIDDVFFSPYHIDGVIEEYTKASDCRKPGTEMIEKAVDKYDIDLSRSYFIGDSLVDMQCAQNAGLKKILVKTGYGTKTINECHKLGVEIDFISANFSEAASYILKSG; encoded by the coding sequence ATGAAAAGGGCTGTTTTTCTTGACAGAGACGGGACGCTTAACTATGATGTCGGGTATCTTTCAAAACTTGAAGACATATACATTTTTGACGGGGTAGTAGATTCTCTTAAGCAGCTAAAGGAATCGGGATTCTTGAATATTATTGTAACAAACCAGTCAGGCATTGCAAGAGGTTATTTCAGTTTATCAAACCTAAAAACCATTCACGAAAAATTTCTCAATCTCCTTTCATACGATGGTGAATGTTTAATAGACGATGTATTCTTTTCGCCTTATCATATTGACGGAGTTATTGAAGAATACACAAAAGCGAGCGACTGTAGAAAACCTGGAACAGAGATGATAGAAAAAGCAGTGGACAAATATGACATTGACCTTTCAAGATCATACTTCATTGGCGACTCGCTTGTGGATATGCAATGCGCCCAGAATGCCGGTTTGAAGAAGATACTCGTAAAAACAGGATACGGCACAAAAACAATTAACGAGTGCCATAAGCTAGGTGTAGAGATTGATTTTATATCCGCAAACTTTTCAGAAGCTGCTTCTTACATCTTAAAATCAGGATAA
- the rpiB gene encoding ribose 5-phosphate isomerase B translates to MKIVIGSDHRGYPLKEQIKKYFDNSKIEYKDIGTTSTESVDYPDYAKLAGTAINEEDFDYGVLICGSGIGVSIAANKVKGLRAVNANNNNMAEMARKHNNANVICFGSDFIDYEKAIRFFEIFINTRFEGGERHERRLGKLENN, encoded by the coding sequence ATGAAAATAGTAATAGGATCTGATCACAGAGGGTATCCTCTGAAAGAGCAAATAAAGAAATATTTCGATAACAGCAAAATCGAATACAAGGATATAGGGACAACATCTACTGAAAGTGTTGACTATCCTGATTATGCAAAGCTTGCCGGAACAGCAATCAATGAAGAAGATTTTGATTACGGTGTTTTAATTTGCGGAAGCGGAATCGGTGTATCTATAGCAGCAAACAAGGTGAAAGGACTCCGTGCTGTAAATGCGAACAATAACAACATGGCTGAGATGGCTAGGAAGCACAACAATGCCAACGTTATATGTTTCGGTTCAGACTTTATTGATTACGAAAAAGCGATAAGATTTTTTGAGATATTTATTAACACCCGTTTCGAGGGCGGGGAGCGGCATGAACGCCGGCTTGGTAAATTAGAAAACAATTAA